One segment of Brassica napus cultivar Da-Ae chromosome C3, Da-Ae, whole genome shotgun sequence DNA contains the following:
- the LOC125583524 gene encoding uncharacterized protein LOC125583524 encodes MVLIGYWLIEKLFTFEAYKTRNNRGFIIRQITHHKTKQEKERQREKLINMEKRVLYGLVVMLMYLVGGGYSQGVVEWIRDKAEWEEILVKTEIHIGVMVTSPLCGAPCDIVNDQVARFVETYGDRIKFYKINVLETLFFALDYKILTVPTVIIFKEGTINLRFESLSDWGMFYELLVNSSILDFPPDLSPAPAPAPSDSDPDADLPPPLQSGE; translated from the exons ATGGTGTTGATTGGTTATTGGTTAATTGAAAAGCTATTTACCTTTGAAGCTTATAAAACTAGAAACAACCGAGGCTTTATAATCAGGCAGATTACAcatcataaaacaaaacaagagaaagagaggcagagagaaaagttgatcaatatggAGAAAAGGGTTTTGTACGGTTTGGTAGTAATGCTAATGTACCTGGTGGGTGGTGGCTATAGTCAAG GGGTAGTGGAATGGATACGTGACAAAGCTGAATGGGAAGAAATTCTGGTCAAGACGGAAATTCACATAGGGGTTATGGTAACGTCCCCATTGTGCGGTGCTCCATGTGATATAGTGAACGACCAAGTGGCTCGATTTGTTGAAACCTACGGCGACCGGATTAAGTTCTACAAAATCAACGTTTTGGAGACTTTGTTCTTTGCACTAGATTACAAAATACTCACTGTTCCAACCGTCATAATTTTCAAAGAGGGAACCATAAATCTTCGTTTCGAAAGCCTTTCCGATTGGGGTATGTTTTATGAACTATTAGTCAACTCAAGTATACTCGACTTTCCCCCTGACCTGTCCCCGGCTCCAGCCCCAGCCCCCTCCGATTCTGATCCAGATGCCGACTTGCCACCGCCTCTTCAATCCGGCGAGTAA